GGCAGTTACTCCGGAACTGGAAGAGTCCGGGAGTCCGGGGGCTGCGCAGGGGACAGCTGGTACCGATTGCAGGTGGAAGGTGAgccaggcgcagcgagctgcgGGGTTCTCGAGCTGGACTCGAGCCAGACTCCCATTTCTTTTGCGTGGGCTCTGTACTTGCAGGAGCTCAGCGACATGAAAATGGAGTGTCAggtcgcgcgagagcgagccaATGTGATCGCAAAAAGACGTCGTCCTTAACTCGGGTTAAGATCTTGGCTGTGGGTTGCATTTCTATTATAGATTCCTCGTACGGGCGCACATGATAACAGTCGCTCTAGACACACGCACAAGAGAAATGCTAGGTCAGGTTAAAGCCGATACCGTTGCACCCACGAGTGTCCCCCGCTCTGATGCAACCCGACATGGTCGGAAATCGACCGAATGCGACGACTTCTATGGTCGCCAAGAGATTCATGGTGGCTCGTCTGCGTTCTAACACATCCCCTTCAAATGTGGCTGCGGAGTTGGCGAGAGGTTATGAGTGGCTCTTTCGTGGAGGCTCTTTCGATGTATCTACCAGCCACCACTGGTAGGACATTGGATAGGTGCCGGCCGGCGTGCGCACGCGTCCAACTTCAGCAGAAAGAGCATTGTAAGCACGAGTTTGCAGACACTGGCCGCAGTAGAATCGTATTCCAGTTGGCACATCCAGACGAAAAGACATCTCTGAAACGTGATGATGGGTTTCTgaaggcagaggaagcgtGCTCTGTGCGTGGGAACAAAACGCTGCGGTACGAGGCGACGGCTCCGCCTTGTATCGCCTCGTGTAATACAGGCATGTCTACGAGGGACAGGCTCTGTATAGGTAATATATATTCTCAGTACTGATTCAGTCTTGACTGAAAAGCACGAAACAGGAGAGTTACACTGGTGAAGGAGCCGTAGCCCCGAATCGGGTGGCGGTCGCTGTCTGGAGAACTAAAGGAACGGCCCTTCCGGGCAATATACACGGGATGCAGTTCAACTGGTATATTACACAGTCGGGGTAAACACCGTCCACTGCATTGCCGAGGAGCTCAGCAAGTTCGAGGGAGACTGTTAGGCTTTTGGCTGTATCCACCTCGCAGAAGAACCCTGGGCAACACATGGGCGTGCTCGGTCTCTGTTAGACAGTTTAGGGTGCCTCGGTAGTACATAAGCCTGTCGTTCAGTAATTCGCCCGTGTCCAGGTGAAACCAAGCTGCAGCTGAGCTACGGGAGGTGGCGCCTAGCAGTCTGTTTCCAGAAGCAGTGAAAATAACCTTCTTTGATGCGCACCGCAACCCGCTGGTATATGCTCTGCTGAACGCGTCAGGCACCCGCGCAACGCAGCCAGCTCTCGAAAAACACAGCAGGAAATGTGGCGCTGCCGGGATCAGCATGATAAGCAAGAAACGAAACAGTTACTCCGGTCACGTCTCCGGAGAAATTCCAACTCCGATGGGGCATCCGCCAGTTATTCGACtttcggctgcgcgccggtgAAGGAGACGGGACGCCAGCGCCAAAGAAACCAGCGCATCGGTAGGCGTAGATCGCCCGTACCGATGGAATATGACGGGAAAAAGCGTGAAAAGGAGTCTCGCACCTACTCCCCAGTAAGTGGgtgcgttttctcttttgtCCGGTGAGTCTGTCATAGCCGTCTCGCTCTGTTCACGCAGCGCTGGGGCCTCCGGGAGAACTAGTACGATACTGCATGCACTTCGTCCCATATTTCTTTTCCCGGTTGTGCACAGTTACGGAAATTCTGCCTTTTCTCCGTTCGTAGCGAGTCCCTGTGTCTGCCGCTATGCATTATATTTTTTTGCCCATCTCCTTCGAGGCAGTTCACATTTTCCATGGCGTGGGCCACTTTTAGCGCGGCGGTCCGTCACCGTTTGCATTTCCAAGGATTCGCATGCTGGTGGATGGTGAACCCCCAGGAAGCTTGCTTTCCAGCCGCAGGCCTTTCTCCAGGCCTTCTCTGGCCGCCGtttctcgtctctcctccAGCGGGAAACGGATCTCACCTTGCCACACTGTCTGTCACAAAATCCGGTACGCACGCTTTGTTCGtgtgctgcgcggctgcagctccgTGGCGGTGCCGTTCGGAAGCGTCCTTCCGTCGTTCTGCAAAGTGGATTCATCCGGATTTTACGTGTCCCAGCCCCGTCTGTGGAGGCACGCTGTGTTTGGGTCCCGCCTTCCTTCGTCTAGGTGTGGTGGCGGCTGCTGTTGAGCTGGTCTGTTTCCTCAAGAGTTGACTGGTCCATCCAGATGCTAGCAGCGTCAAGCCGGTCGTCTCAGTGTACAGTTCTCAACCGGATTTGAATcctcgcatgcgccgcagagTGAGCCACGCCGTGCCGCATACGCTGCTTTGATGAGGATAGCCGCATTTTATGATCGCGTCTTATATTTCTCTATAACGTCGTTTCAGCTTCTCTCTTGCCCAGCTCGCTCCAGTCGCAGCCGTTGGTGCTACGCGGTGTTCCCTCTTTGCTATGGGCTCAAGTCGCCGGCACCCTCTTCAAGGTTACCTGGCTGGCGTTTGCCCAGTGGCTATTCTATCCAGTACGTCCTCTTGTTCAGCGTATCTTTTTCACACTGACCTCGCTGAGTTTTCATATCTCCCATGGTGTTCAGATTGGCGGCCGGGTCTGTTTTCTTCGACCCTTTGGTCTACGGAAGGCGCTCATACCCCCTGCAGTTCTTCAGACTGCTTCAGCGGTCCTTGACTTCTGAAACTACGTTTAGCTCACCCACCGGGACTTCTTTTTCACGCCGCTCTTGTGGGCTGTCTTCGCGTCAGGCTGCGTGCGGTGGCTTGCTGCAGTCAGCCCAGAAGGTGACAAAGTCTAACTCCTAGATACCCACACATCGAATTGCTGTTTTCGGTTTGACCCCGTCGGCGGATGCAGCGGTCTCCATCTCGATCTTCGCGTCGGAGGTGCATTCATGGTGTGCCTCGTTGGCTTCGTTTGGTGGAGACACCAGGGTGTGTGCTTTTTTAGAGTTTCTAAGTTCGCAGTCAGTCCCTAGGACGTGCGATCCGCGTCCTCACACGCGGAAGGCCACGCGCGCCAACGCAAGCGCCGAGAAGAAGTTTCACTCATTTTGAAGAACGGAGTTTTCCTCGCCAACACGAAGCGATGTCAGGAACTGGTCCCCAAAAGCGTAGACGGAGGCTCGTCGGCGGAACGACAGAAGGTGACGCAcccggcggagaggaggaagaccaAGAAGCTCAGGAAAAATTGCCTCTCGAGGTGAgttccgctctctctctggcttTCTTTGCCTCCGCGTTTTgtccgccttcctctcgtgCGGAGCTGAATCCATTCTTGCATTCTGCTTCGTGGCAAGTGAGCGCGGAAGTGCCACAGCGTCTGTGCAGGGACATGTATGGGTggtgcgcgcccgcggggcgtTGAGCGTCTCTGCTAGGTGACAAGAGGATTCGGCATGTTTTGTCAGCGCCTGGGTTCGAGTCACCGAGAACGTCGAGGTCTGCATGTCTCATACTCCGGTTCACTCTCCGCTTTCCCACCCCCTCGCTCTGCACCACAGTCGTTTGTGTTTCCTGTGATTGTCTTTTTTTCAGTCGGAAGCGCTTCTCCGGCAGCTGATTCATCAgcagcgcggctcgctgctgcagtacCGGCGCGAAGTCGCTGCCCtcgagcgccagcgcgaggagcagaagcgcgagcttcttgtcgcctcgcagcggcagGAGGCGGTGCTGAGTGTCTGGGGCGAACTCCAAAGCGACTTGCTGCTTCTCAaagcgcgcgtcgccgcgcggatCGACGCCGACCTTCTCGCGAAGCTACTGGCGCATCCCGGTACGACGCTCAGGCTGAAGCTCAACAACCCAGAAAGGGGAGGGTATCGATCTGCAGCGTGTCTGTAGGCGTGCGTGCGGAGGCATGCTATGAGAAGAAGGCAGTCTCGCGTGGTCTGGGGTTGCCTCTAATTGCGTTCGCATCCACAGTTGTGCCGTTGCGAGTCAAAAAATGTCGTCGTTTCGCCATTCGCGTATTCAAAGCCTGACTTTCAGCTAGGAGATCTGTGTGCGTAGTCACCTCACTTAAGTGTACAGGATCTGTGGAGGAGTTCGTCAGCTCGCTATACCGCGCTACTGTCAGGGTTTTGGTCGGCTAGGTGTTACACGCGAGGCGACAAAGCAGCTCGCGACTGGTGGAGACTCTTTTTCTGTCTGAGTGTCTGAGTCCTAAGGATTTTGCACTCCCGAGCTGTTCACACTTCACACGCGAGTGCGCCACATGCCGGGCGAGTCTGAAATCCGAGCGAAAATGGTTTTTGTTTCGTAATGGAGATTCTAGCAGTCGCGTGGCGTTGTGTCTCCCGCGGGTTGACGTTTCGGGCTCAGAgtcgtctctcttcgcgccgAGTCTCTTTCGATCCGAGGACGCGGATGTCAAGTCGGAGGAAGACTCCGCCAGTCCCGACGGGGGCTTGGCTGCGAGTTCgtccgcgcgtctctctttcgaggcgccgctgtggagcgacagcgaggaagattcggacgacgaggcttcgggcgctccctcctctgcggcggaggcgcgggtgAACTCGCCAACAGCTgaagaggcgaaaaaaacgtctctggcggaggagctgcgctCGCAGCGCGAGTGGACGCTGAGTCTACTTCGGGACGTGGTCGCCGCAGTCGAGGCTCAGCGCCAAGGCAGAGAAACCTGCAAGGAGGAGccgaaggaaggcgagggccAGCACAAgcactccgccgcggcgagtgGGTCGCTAGACGCTGATGCGGAGACcggctccgcgtctctgccggaGAACGTCGTCTTTGATCGCGTGCGCAGGGCGCTGCACAAGctccgcgaagacgcgcgcaggtaccggcgccgcgcgcggacggcggaaCTGGCGCTACGCGCCCGAAAGAAGGAGGCCCTTGCACTCAAAGTGGAGACAGACCGGCTGCAGAAACAACAGGCGCTCTTGAAGTACCGCTTCAAAGTTCTCTCTGGAGCCTCGCCAGAAAGcgccgcgtccctcctcCAAGCGGCGGGACTGAAGGACGAGGCGCTCGAAGAAAACGTGCCCTCGGCTCGTCTCACATCTGAGACGGGCGCTTTCGCAGACTCGACGGCTGCTGGGGGACGGCCAGGAGtctcaggcgcgccgcccgcgcaaGCGTcgggtgtctctgcaggcgcatcgggcgccgccgaggcctcgTCCAACGGGGCGGAGACGGACGCAGTCGCGGGCGGTCagggcggcggtggcggcgacggagtgaagtccgcggagagaggcgaaagtgcggcgggcgcgtgggGGGAAGGCCTGGCGACGGCTGCCGGCTCgggcgagggcctcgcgtTCCTCCCGCACGCCGGCGCTCCGGAGGAGCTGCTCGAGCACTTCGAGGCCTTGCAAATGAAGctccgcgagagagaaaaggatatttccgcgctgcaggacgAACGCGCCAAGGCGGAGAAACTCGCAGCGGAAGTGAAGATGCTCAGAACTCTCAGCCACGAGCTCGTTATCCAGAGTCCCCCCTACGTAGAGCTTCAGCAGCAAGCCTCCAAGCTCGAAGAAACCGTTGTACGCAGTCAGAGAGCCCACGAAGCGAGACAGAATGGGACAGTGGGttcagcggaggcagcgggcgtCTCCGTAGAGCGTGACAGCTTCAaagggagaggcagcgcgaaaATGCGTAGAAACGCAGATGGAGCAGTCACGCGGACGCAGGGAGACGCGAAAAGGAACAGAGGAGGAATCACTCACAAACGAGAAGCGAATGATTTGAAGAGCACTGTGGCCTCCAAACAGCTTTCGAAGAGGGCTATCCCTCTTTCTCATGTTCTTATATTTGGTTTTTCATCAGCTTCACCTCACTTGAGTGCTTTTTCCTCTTTGCGCAGGTTGCCAGGTCCGCGGAGGTGGAGGAACTCAGGCGGGAGCTGCTTCAggagcagaagcagaaggacgAGGAGTTTGACAAGCTTCTGGTGAGTCCCTCGCAGGGCGTGAGACCTCTGACAAAAAGAATCAAGAAGAGGACATGCGAGGGCGGAGGGAAGAAGCCACACCGCGAAAAAGGGCTGCTGGCGCAGAAAAAGGAACCCGGAGTTCCGTCGATGACGAGGGAGTCATCGTCTGCACCGCTTCGGGGTTTGGAAATCCTTTTCCCGTGGCGTCTCGCCCTGAGTCTGCTCTGTTTTcttccttcgcttcctcccgcTGCCCCCGGCCTGTCTCCGTGCTACGGATGGTTTTCTTTAGGGCGTTCCGCAGCGTCTtgtcgcgctgcaggcgtctgctgcgtctgcttgTTGGCAATTTTCGGGCGGCGCTCGTGGCCATTGCAGCTTGGCGTTTCCTTTTGTTTCTCTTCGCGGTtcctgcaggcggagacgaaggagcagACGGACGGGCTCTTGGAAAAGATGAAGACACTCACGGACGACCTTCAGAACGCGTGCATCGAGCGCGAGAAAGCGCTTGGCGAGGTAGGAAACTGAAGGCAGCTCTGAAGGTTTCAAGCCGAGCCGGGGGACGGAGCCCACGGCCCCCGAACAAGGCGTCAAACAGCCGCATGCGGGTCGTCCTTCACGGTGGAAAAGGACAAAACTGACCAGAGATGTTTTTTGGTACCAAGAAGTCACATATCCGCCTTACTAAGCAGACTTTAAGAACAAGGGACTACAGCTAGGCGACGCATCGTCAGCGCCACATTTTAAGTGCCCGCCTTCGCTCAAGCGTTGACCTAGGCACTTCCACAGACAGTCTCCTCCGCAGTCAGGCAGTCAGAGGATGGGGAGGAAACAGCGGCAAGATTCGTGAAGCGCGTCAAGCAAGCGTGCGCGCACGCCCGTTTAGACGGATGCTTTCTGCTGTGGTCTCATAGCCGGAGCCATCTTCACTATTCAAGGGATTGTAAGATCAGTTTTTCGATTTGAATGAATTCGTATGGTCGTCGAATCAAACATGTGCCGCTGAAGGTAACagtacaagctgtaaacaaagggGGACTCGtctgctcgccctcggcgccatGCGGCGCGCTCAGACGCGAGGTGGGATCTGATCGCGTGTAGagtgcgcatgcgtggagcTTCCGTTCAGGCCGAGAGACTCCGACAGGAGCTCCTGCAGAGCAGAGCTTCGCAGGAGGAGCAAGAAACCGTCTTCGCGCAGAGATGCGTTCAGCTGAGCAAACTGAAGATGCAACACGAACAACTCAAGAACGCCGGCAGTCAAATGCTGCGTACGTCCCCCCCAAGCGCCCTCCGTGCATATGGTGCTCTCTATACCACGTCGCACCCACCACCCGAAAGCACGTGTCCAAATGTGCaaatatgtgtatgtacatATCTCCATACACTTATGTACTTCTCGTACGTGTATATATCTCCGGCGTACCTAACGACCGTcatatgatttagagatagaatgtgATGTGAATTCCTTTCCGCCTGGTTTCTGCACAGTGTAGATGTAAACTGttgaatggttctgtaaagatgTATTACCCACGCACTGCAGTCTGCGCAAGAGCTTGCGCCTGTACACGGCTGCCCAGGCTTCGCGGGCTGGGTAGGGCGGCATGCGTGCAGCCCCGCGTCGTGGGGGGAGAGCGTGCATTTAGGGTTTGGGGTTTGCGGCGTTTCTGTGTGGCGTTCCGCGGAGCTTGCTGCGCCCAAAGACTGAATCGACCCACGAGCGCGATGTCTGCTGTATTGAGTGTAagtggcgctgcggctctaGCGGCTCTCCTCAGTCGGCGCCATCGCTCCCTTCTGCTGCTGTAGAGCCGAGATGAGTggtgtttttctctttcgttTGTCCAGTTCGCAACGAGCGGATGAGGAAGGAGCGCCAGGGCCTCATCGAGGCGGTTCGACAGAAGGTAGGAATTTCTTCCGCTAGGTCGCTTCGCATCGGCGTGCACTGGTGGCGAGCCAGTTTGCCGGCAGAGGGAGGAGGTAGATGGATGCGTGCATACCCCTCTGATTCGGGGAACGGCCGGTGGGTCGCGCAGTTGGAGAATATTTGCTGTCGCTTTGCCAAGTATCTTGCGAGCCGAAAATCTCTCCTTCATTTGCTTGCGTGGGGTGCTGCTTTAGGGCTGTGAGCTTCTTTCACCTCGTCCTGCAGCCTGCAGGTTTCGTGCCCTTTCGCTGAGCGTCTGTGGCGTCCTCGTCTCGATGGTTCAGGCGTGGTGTtggctcgcctgcgtctttcttcgtctcgtTGCTTTCAATTCTGCTTGTTCCACACAcgccgtctgtctctgcgtgggGTCACATGCCGCGGTTTTCCTGCTGGTGTTTTCGTCGTTGGGCGCTCTGTGTCTGCGTATACGCGCATTTTGCCCTCGCTCCAGTAGGGCAGGTgttctctctgtttcctcaTTTCAGGATGAGATTATCTACAGGctccagctgcggctgcgcgccgaagagcgTCAGAAGCAGGATACCGGCTCTTCGCCGTGTTCGCCTTCGGGGaacgcgtcgtcgtctcccaccggcggcagcgacagctgcgcagtcgcttcctccccccccccaagGAGGAAGACAAAGGCAAGTCGCCGCCCAACGAACCGATTCTTCAAGacccgccttcctcctcatctccttctgcgtcctcgtctgccgccgcgtcgtctcctctgcctaCGGGCGCGAGCATGTCGCCTGGAGAGAGTCGCCGAAACTCGCTCTCGAGTACtccgtcgctgtcgctttcGGACGGACTTGATCTGGCGGGGCTTCCCGAAGGCCAGGGGCTGGAAGTCCAGTTGGGGAAGATCAAACTCGAAAAAGAGGTAGGCGAtttgcgcgcgcgtcgtgcaACGCATGCTGCGTGGCGAAGCGTGTCTTCAGGCCCGAGTGCAGAGGCAGAGTGGCAGTAGGGCCGTGGATTTCATCGAAGGGCTTGCCTTTTTGCTCTTGGGTGCTGTTTGGCAGGCTCTCCAGAGGCGCCTGGCTGACTACGACCAGCTCGTTGCAGAGATCGCCGGGCTTCGCGAGGTGAGTGTCAGACGTGTCGTTTTTCAGCGTTTTTTCCCTTGTTCCTCCATCTCCGCTTCCTGCTCTCGGGCATGTTGTTTTTCCTCTCGTCCCTTTGCTCTCTATTTTTGGGCGTTCCGTTGCTTCTCGTCGCTTCTCGCCGTGGCGGGTTtccccttcgtctccgcgacgcgtcctccggcggcgcgcgtgcgaagGAGATCAGGGAGCAccgtctgcctgcgcggACGGTCGCGAAAGGAGTCATAAAACCGATGCGCGCAGCACCATACTTCACAGTCTGTGTAGGCGTCCCTGTTGCGGGCGCAGTCTGCTGTGAGATTCGTTTAACTGAGCTTTGGGGAAAAAAATCGAGTAGCTCTCGTTCCCGGGCTGACAACCCGCAGAACGAGACAACCTCTCTGAATTcttttctgcaggcgcgcttTCGTCTGTCAACGGAAGGACTTCCGCTGTCTTCTAGTAGTGGCGTGTGAGCTGCGTTCTTCCCCCTCTCTCAGGCGTGGTGTATATCTCATCACTCCGGGACTTCTCTGTAGCGAAGTAATCTGTGTTTAGTTTCTTTTCCTGTCTGTTTCTCGCCGTTTGTTGTCGTCTCTGGCGGATCTCTCCTCCAGGCCCTCGTGACTACAGTCGCCTGGGCGTTTGGTTTCATTTCTTTCCGATTTCCTCCGTGCTTCTCTGGATGCGTCGTGCCCTTCAGCAATACGCGCGGGTCTCCGAAGAAGTGGAAGAGGTCAGCAAAGCGTTCGAGGAGCGCCAGACGTTCTGCGAACATCTTCTGAAGCAGATTAGGGAAAAGTAAGTTGTCTTCACGCCAAAAACGTGCAGACTGCTTGCCTTGCAGGCGTGTTTCCTTAGTGGAGCCTCTGTGACCCTGTCACCGGAGCCGTCGGGCGTCTTTATTCGTCATCTGCCTTCTCAGCTTCACTGGCTACTCGTTTCcgttctcttttctctcgtccCTCGATTTCCGCGTTCTTCGAGCGCCATACATAGTGTACCTGTGTCTATATGAGTAggtatatgtgtgtgcagGTGTTCATGTCGTCTGTTTTGTACCTTCTCACTGTCTCTGTTTTGGGTTTTGGGCGGCGTTTTTGCTCTCGTTACTCTGTCGCGGTTTGTTTTCGCAGAACTTTTGCTCGCTTGCGCCCCTCCCTGACCTGGGTTTCGTTGCCTCTTTTTGTCGTCTTCATCCCGCTGCTCCCTGCCGCGGTGGCGCatcgctgcgcgcgttccGTGGCCTCTCGCTGGCTTGGCTGGACTGTCTTCGCAGTGCGAGTGACGCGTCTGTTTTTTCCTCAGAGACGAGGCCCTCGCAGACCACCGCAACAGAAGCGCGAGtttcctccagcagcagcagatgctCTCTCGGCTGTCGCGCCTGCATGACCAGAAacttctgctgcttcgccaGCAGTACGAGCAGACCACTGCGAACTCCAGAGTCTATGCGGAAGccctgcagcaggcgaatGTCCGTGTGGTAAGACCAAGGCTCGTCaagcatatatacatatatatgtatatttgaGTTCATATGCTTCTGGGGATGTGCAGTCTTGGTTCTTTTCGTCAGGGAGATTCCGCATCCTGTACACAATCGTATACAAGGCCAGTTTGATCAGTTTGCGTGCCTCTCGTGGTAGTCAAGGATCCagcatatatacacatatacatggatatatatgtgtatatgtatgcgtcTTTTGTGTGCGTGGATAGATTCGAGTACC
This portion of the Besnoitia besnoiti strain Bb-Ger1 chromosome VII, whole genome shotgun sequence genome encodes:
- a CDS encoding zinc finger, C3HC4 type (RING finger) domain-containing protein (encoded by transcript BESB_078000), with the translated sequence MSGTGPQKRRRRLVGGTTEGDAPGGEEEDQEAQEKLPLESEALLRQLIHQQRGSLLQYRREVAALERQREEQKRELLVASQRQEAVLSVWGELQSDLLLLKARVAARIDADLLAKLLAHPESSLFAPSLFRSEDADVKSEEDSASPDGGLAASSSARLSFEAPLWSDSEEDSDDEASGAPSSAAEARVNSPTAEEAKKTSLAEELRSQREWTLSLLRDVVAAVEAQRQGRETCKEEPKEGEGQHKHSAAASGSLDADAETGSASLPENVVFDRVRRALHKLREDARRYRRRARTAELALRARKKEALALKVETDRLQKQQALLKYRFKVLSGASPESAASLLQAAGLKDEALEENVPSARLTSETGAFADSTAAGGRPGVSGAPPAQASGVSAGASGAAEASSNGAETDAVAGGQGGGGGDGVKSAERGESAAGAWGEGLATAAGSGEGLAFLPHAGAPEELLEHFEALQMKLREREKDISALQDERAKAEKLAAEVKMLRTLSHELVIQSPPYVELQQQASKLEETVVARSAEVEELRRELLQEQKQKDEEFDKLLAETKEQTDGLLEKMKTLTDDLQNACIEREKALGEAERLRQELLQSRASQEEQETVFAQRCVQLSKLKMQHEQLKNAGSQMLLRNERMRKERQGLIEAVRQKDEIIYRLQLRLRAEERQKQDTGSSPCSPSGNASSSPTGGSDSCAEDKGKSPPNEPILQDPPSSSSPSASSSAAASSPLPTGASMSPGESRRNSLSSTPSLSLSDGLDLAGLPEGQGLEVQLGKIKLEKEALQRRLADYDQLVAEIAGLREQYARVSEEVEEVSKAFEERQTFCEHLLKQIREKDEALADHRNRSASFLQQQQMLSRLSRLHDQKLLLLRQQYEQTTANSRVYAEALQQANVRVALADQQREEATLLYQSTRAARDALFKEKEEVLAKLSTVVEANKVLDAAAQESSSKRTAAENEARRLTDAKAELEKRIEKLKAKEEKQDRKRAHTAALEELSVRDLQLLKDENETMRRRLICFVCNERFKDHIINKCGHMFCQVCLERNVKTRNRKCPHCKTPFDQKDIRKVYLDN